In one Streptomyces marincola genomic region, the following are encoded:
- a CDS encoding ferrochelatase, which yields MDRAIDPHPYDALLLLSFGGPEGPDDVLPFLENVTRGRGIPRERLAEVGAHYHLFGGVSPINEQNRTLLAALRADFAAHGLDLPVHWGNRNWGPYLTDTLREMVRAGHRRVLVFATSAYASYSGCRQYREDLAGALATLTAEGLKPPRIDKLRHYFNHPGFLTTMTDGVLDALARLPEDVRDGAHLAFTTHSIPDSAADTSGPPASHGPGGAYVAQHLDAARHIADAVRAATGTERPWRLVYQSRSGAPHIPWLEPDIGDHLAELHASGAPAVVMVPIGFVSDHMEVLYDLDTEAMATAAELGLPAVRSATVGADPRFVAAVRDLVLERAATERGETPARCALGALGPSHDLCPVGCCPGRRALPAAAGADSPYA from the coding sequence ATGGACCGCGCCATCGACCCGCATCCGTACGACGCCCTGCTGCTGTTGTCCTTCGGCGGCCCGGAAGGCCCCGACGACGTGCTGCCGTTCCTGGAGAACGTCACCAGGGGCCGCGGCATCCCCCGTGAACGTCTGGCCGAAGTGGGCGCGCACTATCACCTCTTCGGAGGCGTCAGCCCCATCAACGAGCAGAACCGGACACTGCTCGCCGCGCTGCGCGCCGACTTCGCGGCGCACGGCCTCGACCTGCCGGTCCACTGGGGCAACCGGAACTGGGGCCCGTACCTCACCGACACCCTGCGGGAGATGGTCCGTGCGGGCCACCGCCGCGTCCTGGTGTTCGCGACGAGCGCCTACGCGTCCTACTCGGGCTGCCGGCAGTACCGCGAGGACCTGGCGGGGGCACTCGCCACGCTCACCGCGGAGGGCCTCAAGCCCCCGCGGATCGACAAGCTGCGGCACTACTTCAACCACCCCGGGTTCCTGACGACGATGACCGACGGCGTCCTCGACGCCCTGGCCCGGCTGCCCGAGGACGTGCGCGACGGCGCGCACCTGGCGTTCACCACCCACTCCATCCCGGACTCGGCGGCCGACACCTCGGGCCCGCCCGCCTCGCACGGTCCCGGCGGCGCCTACGTCGCCCAGCACCTGGACGCGGCCCGCCACATCGCGGACGCGGTGCGCGCGGCCACCGGCACCGAGCGCCCCTGGCGGCTGGTGTACCAGTCCCGCAGCGGCGCGCCGCACATCCCGTGGCTTGAGCCCGACATCGGCGACCACCTGGCCGAGCTGCACGCCTCGGGCGCCCCCGCCGTGGTGATGGTGCCGATCGGGTTCGTGTCGGACCACATGGAGGTCCTGTACGACCTCGACACGGAGGCCATGGCCACCGCCGCGGAACTCGGCCTGCCCGCCGTGCGGTCGGCGACCGTCGGCGCCGACCCGCGGTTCGTCGCCGCGGTGCGGGACCTCGTGCTCGAACGGGCGGCCACCGAGCGGGGCGAGACCCCCGCGCGCTGCGCGCTGGGCGCGCTGGGACCGAGCCACGACCTGTGCCCCGTCGGTTGCTGCCCGGGCCGCCGGGCCCTGCCCGCCGCCGCCGGCGCCGACAGCCCCTACGCCTGA